Proteins found in one Acidobacteriota bacterium genomic segment:
- a CDS encoding pyridoxal phosphate-dependent aminotransferase, whose protein sequence is MLAERILRISEPLIDTLARRARVLTARGANIVNLGQAIPGDAAPRQALAAARRALRRPDVNVYTPDAGIAELRHATAAWIARHDGVRIDPDRQLIITAGANQALMLALQCCTDAGDRVLLPTPYFMNHEMAVRLVDAVPIEVPTTADEGWVITSRRLFKGDTGRAARRKTLKAVIITTPSNPTGAVVPRQEIDRIAKQCASRGMFLILDRTYAGFEFDGTSHVAPSHVARGRLPENVVLVGSFSKVFSMTGWRVGYLAGPPTLIREALKAQDTTIICAPAISQVAVHAALEARRGVTPAYLRDLRRRRDYVQERLASMPGWSAVPAAGGFFTFIRIDGMKDSIAFASRLLERAHVLMLPGRIFGEAGEGHIRLSYGVADVARLEVAFDRLHRIP, encoded by the coding sequence GTGCTCGCTGAACGCATCCTCCGCATCTCGGAGCCCTTGATCGACACGCTCGCGCGTCGCGCCCGCGTGCTCACCGCGCGCGGAGCCAACATCGTCAACCTGGGCCAGGCAATTCCCGGGGACGCGGCGCCGCGGCAGGCTCTCGCGGCCGCCAGACGCGCGCTCCGCCGCCCGGACGTGAATGTCTACACGCCGGACGCCGGCATCGCCGAGCTGCGGCACGCCACCGCCGCCTGGATCGCGCGCCACGACGGGGTCCGCATCGATCCCGACAGGCAGCTGATCATCACCGCCGGCGCGAACCAGGCACTGATGCTGGCGCTGCAGTGCTGCACCGACGCCGGCGATCGCGTTCTGCTGCCCACGCCGTACTTCATGAATCACGAAATGGCCGTGCGCCTCGTCGACGCCGTACCGATCGAAGTGCCCACGACCGCCGACGAGGGATGGGTGATTACATCGCGCCGGCTGTTCAAGGGGGACACTGGCCGCGCCGCGAGGCGCAAGACGCTGAAAGCCGTCATCATCACCACGCCCAGCAACCCCACCGGCGCCGTCGTGCCGCGGCAGGAGATAGACCGCATCGCGAAACAGTGCGCAAGTCGCGGCATGTTCCTGATCCTCGACCGCACCTACGCAGGGTTCGAATTCGACGGCACGTCGCACGTCGCACCGTCGCACGTCGCACGTGGACGGCTGCCGGAGAACGTCGTCCTTGTCGGCAGCTTCTCGAAAGTCTTCTCGATGACCGGCTGGCGCGTCGGCTATCTCGCGGGCCCGCCCACGTTGATCAGAGAGGCCCTCAAGGCGCAGGACACGACCATCATCTGCGCACCGGCCATCAGCCAGGTGGCGGTGCATGCGGCGCTGGAGGCGCGGCGCGGCGTCACGCCCGCGTATCTCCGCGACCTGCGCAGGCGCCGCGACTACGTGCAGGAGCGCCTCGCGAGCATGCCCGGCTGGTCGGCCGTGCCGGCAGCGGGAGGCTTCTTCACGTTCATCCGCATCGACGGCATGAAGGACAGCATCGCGTTTGCGTCCCGGCTGCTGGAACGCGCGCACGTGCTGATGCTGCCGGGCAGGATCTTCGGGGAAGCCGGCGAAGGACACATACGACTCTCCTACGGCGTCGCGGATGTCGCCAGGCTCGAGGTGGCGTTCGATCGCCTTCATCGAATTCCTTGA
- a CDS encoding polysaccharide biosynthesis tyrosine autokinase, which translates to MFNDTTAANASIPARDAFPGAMIRGPFRSEQPQLTEQLMVLHRRRWVAAAVFLLVQLLVVAVTFTQTSIYEARVRLLIDPGTPNFVNFRGAVEEGQLRTDYYETQYTLLKSRTLARRTLGDLNLWSRAPFGGDSRPASARLLHRVEATLMSAASSIGEVFRAPRAQASPLPGETSGQSRAIDALLGSLSVLPIRNSRMVDVTFRSPDPALAAEIVNRHAKAYIEQTMEFRFHTSKEATDWLAARLAESRSQVEAAENALQRYRERNDAISLEDRDNIIVQRVTDISVALTRAKTDRIEKEAVYRQFAAARGNPPALDSLPAILGNTFLQQQRLELSNLQRQEAQLAQKLGDRHPEMERIRSAVRSAQARLQVEMAKVVQSVHNDFLSAQAQERSLAGALEAHKREALEMNHKAIEFGVLKREAESARQIYDSLLQRAKEMGVSSELRTSSIRIIDPAEVPQAPITPNAWKSLTRSAAVGLVLAIAVAFAFERLDDRIRRPEDIKRHLGMPVLGLVPLVDSNPADARSVLARGVAPLFLEALRTLRTNVIFASADEGSRSVVVTSTDPSEGKTLVAANLATAFAQAGHRVLLIDADMRRAQVHGRFSLPLEPGLSNILVGSHKPAHTIRKIGDLPLWVLPAGKLPPNPTELLGSRPFKQFLVTLREHFDWVFIDTPPVLAVTDATVAAHGCSGVLFVVGADMVSHRAVSTAVERLGNVRVMGTVLNRVDLHRQAYYYSNHYRKEYSRYYAKRA; encoded by the coding sequence ATGTTCAACGACACAACCGCCGCCAACGCCTCGATACCGGCTCGCGATGCTTTCCCGGGCGCGATGATTCGCGGCCCCTTTCGCTCGGAACAGCCGCAGCTGACCGAACAGCTCATGGTGCTGCACAGGCGGCGATGGGTCGCCGCCGCGGTCTTCCTGCTCGTGCAGCTGCTCGTCGTGGCCGTCACCTTCACCCAGACGTCCATCTACGAGGCGCGGGTCCGACTGCTCATCGATCCCGGGACGCCGAACTTCGTCAATTTCCGCGGCGCTGTCGAGGAAGGCCAGTTGCGAACCGACTATTACGAGACGCAGTACACGCTGCTCAAGAGTCGCACGCTTGCGCGTCGCACGTTGGGCGACCTGAACTTGTGGTCCCGTGCGCCGTTCGGAGGAGACTCCCGTCCGGCTTCCGCCAGGCTGCTCCACCGCGTGGAGGCGACGCTTATGTCCGCGGCGAGCTCCATTGGCGAAGTGTTTCGGGCGCCACGGGCCCAGGCGTCGCCACTGCCGGGCGAAACCAGCGGGCAGTCCCGCGCCATCGATGCCCTGCTCGGTTCGCTCAGCGTTTTGCCCATTCGCAACAGCCGCATGGTGGACGTGACGTTCCGGTCGCCCGACCCGGCGCTGGCCGCCGAGATCGTCAACCGCCACGCCAAGGCCTACATCGAACAGACGATGGAGTTCCGGTTCCATACGTCGAAGGAAGCGACCGACTGGCTGGCCGCCCGCCTGGCCGAGAGCCGCAGCCAGGTCGAGGCAGCCGAAAACGCGCTGCAGCGCTACCGGGAGCGCAACGACGCGATTTCCCTCGAGGACCGGGACAACATCATCGTGCAGCGCGTGACGGACATCAGCGTCGCGCTGACGCGCGCGAAGACGGACCGCATCGAGAAGGAAGCGGTCTACAGGCAATTCGCGGCGGCCCGCGGGAACCCCCCCGCGCTCGATTCCCTTCCCGCGATTCTCGGAAACACGTTTCTCCAGCAGCAGAGGCTCGAGCTGTCCAATCTTCAGCGGCAGGAAGCCCAGCTCGCCCAGAAGCTGGGGGACCGCCATCCGGAGATGGAGCGCATCCGTTCGGCGGTCCGATCGGCGCAGGCGCGCCTTCAGGTCGAGATGGCGAAGGTCGTCCAATCCGTGCACAACGACTTTCTTTCGGCGCAGGCGCAGGAACGGAGCCTCGCCGGCGCCCTCGAGGCCCACAAGCGTGAGGCGCTGGAGATGAACCACAAGGCGATCGAGTTCGGTGTGCTGAAGCGCGAAGCCGAAAGCGCGCGGCAGATCTACGACAGCCTGCTGCAGCGAGCCAAGGAGATGGGTGTCTCCAGTGAGCTGCGGACCAGCAGTATCAGGATCATCGATCCGGCGGAAGTGCCCCAGGCGCCCATCACTCCCAATGCCTGGAAAAGCCTGACCCGAAGCGCGGCCGTGGGTCTCGTGCTGGCAATCGCAGTAGCTTTCGCGTTCGAGCGCCTGGACGACCGGATCCGCCGTCCTGAGGACATCAAGCGGCACCTGGGCATGCCGGTTCTCGGCCTCGTGCCCCTCGTGGACTCGAACCCCGCCGACGCGCGGTCGGTGCTGGCGCGCGGTGTGGCACCGTTATTTCTCGAGGCGCTGCGCACGCTGCGGACCAACGTCATCTTCGCCTCGGCGGACGAGGGTTCCCGTTCAGTCGTCGTGACGAGCACGGATCCGAGCGAGGGGAAGACCCTGGTCGCTGCCAACCTCGCGACCGCGTTCGCTCAAGCGGGCCACCGCGTGCTGCTCATCGACGCGGACATGCGCCGGGCCCAGGTTCACGGGCGTTTCTCGCTGCCACTCGAACCGGGCCTCTCAAACATTCTCGTCGGGAGTCACAAGCCGGCTCACACCATCCGCAAGATTGGTGATCTCCCGCTGTGGGTGCTGCCCGCTGGAAAACTGCCACCGAATCCGACAGAACTTCTGGGCTCCCGCCCGTTCAAGCAGTTTCTGGTGACCCTCCGCGAGCACTTCGACTGGGTCTTTATCGACACCCCACCGGTTCTCGCCGTGACGGATGCGACGGTAGCGGCGCATGGATGTTCCGGGGTCCTGTTTGTGGTCGGAGCTGACATGGTCAGCCATCGCGCGGTCTCCACCGCCGTGGAACGCCTGGGCAACGTGCGCGTCATGGGCACGGTCCTGAACCGCGTCGACCTGCACCGCCAGGCGTACTACTACTCCAACCACTACCGGAAGGAATACTCGCGATACTACGCGAAGCGGGCATGA
- a CDS encoding sigma-54-dependent Fis family transcriptional regulator, whose protein sequence is MKVIILSADSADSADPARIAEWLGARGYSVITVGTAAKATDALPEGPAFALVDLALRQESLKFLRALVTNNHSAWTIAIADRRDAGSTAEALRLGVVDIITRPVREADMLSALANVREFAGLAGRKPQPVAEAAIDGLFTLSPRMRDVYEIARRVAASRCPILLVGERGTGRETVARAIHRYGPQRDGEFVKVVAGADCTRELARAIEHHRGGTLYIEDVSLLPEPAQARLERWLRGAQDAPVLDNGHPTVRTVAGAQPRIDGFTDRRTFRRTLFEALSVVRLELPTLRERSQDIPLLALLFMKEACARHDMAAKSFSRSALALLSSLPWRGNAAELRGLVERLAVMVPRGVVLQEDVLQHVRFDGASARGGTVGTLREARHQFEREFIASALQRHGWRMEAAASELGIERTNLYRKMKQLSIIKGEGRA, encoded by the coding sequence ATGAAAGTCATCATTCTCTCCGCGGACTCCGCGGACTCCGCGGACCCCGCGCGCATCGCCGAATGGCTGGGCGCGCGCGGCTACAGCGTCATCACCGTGGGCACCGCCGCCAAGGCGACGGACGCGCTCCCGGAAGGTCCGGCGTTCGCCCTCGTCGATCTCGCCCTGCGCCAGGAATCGCTGAAGTTCCTGCGCGCCCTCGTGACGAACAACCACAGCGCCTGGACCATCGCGATCGCCGACCGCCGCGACGCCGGCAGCACCGCCGAGGCGCTCCGTCTGGGCGTCGTGGACATCATCACCCGGCCGGTGCGGGAAGCCGACATGCTGTCGGCGCTTGCCAACGTCCGCGAGTTCGCCGGACTGGCCGGACGCAAGCCGCAGCCGGTTGCCGAGGCCGCGATCGACGGCCTGTTCACGCTGTCCCCACGCATGCGCGATGTGTACGAGATCGCGCGCCGCGTGGCGGCGAGCCGCTGCCCGATCCTCCTCGTCGGGGAGCGGGGGACCGGCCGCGAGACGGTGGCGCGCGCCATCCACCGTTACGGGCCGCAGCGTGACGGCGAGTTCGTCAAAGTCGTCGCGGGCGCCGACTGCACGCGGGAGCTCGCCCGTGCGATCGAGCACCACCGGGGAGGCACCCTCTACATCGAAGACGTCAGCCTGCTGCCAGAGCCGGCGCAGGCGCGGCTCGAGAGATGGCTGCGCGGTGCGCAGGACGCGCCCGTGCTGGACAACGGCCATCCCACCGTGCGCACGGTTGCTGGAGCGCAGCCGCGCATTGACGGCTTTACCGATCGCCGCACCTTCCGCCGCACCCTCTTCGAGGCGCTCTCCGTCGTCCGGCTCGAGCTGCCCACGCTTCGCGAGCGGTCGCAGGACATCCCGCTGCTCGCCCTGCTCTTCATGAAAGAGGCCTGCGCGCGCCACGACATGGCCGCCAAGAGCTTCTCGCGCAGCGCGCTCGCGCTGCTCTCGTCCCTCCCCTGGCGGGGCAACGCCGCGGAGCTGCGCGGCCTGGTCGAGCGCCTCGCCGTCATGGTCCCGCGTGGCGTCGTCCTTCAGGAGGACGTCCTTCAGCACGTGCGGTTCGACGGTGCCAGCGCCCGGGGGGGCACCGTCGGGACCCTCCGGGAGGCCCGGCATCAGTTCGAGCGCGAATTCATCGCCTCCGCCCTCCAGCGCCATGGCTGGCGGATGGAAGCGGCGGCCTCCGAGCTCGGGATCGAGCGGACCAACCTGTATAGAAAGATGAAGCAGCTGTCCATAATTAAAGGCGAGGGAAGGGCTTAG
- a CDS encoding carboxypeptidase regulatory-like domain-containing protein — protein MRKILSALTCLAVAVSAIPVGAARVVPRQDQTGGVQGVARNAQQQTLANHTVQIRNVQTGQLAGTGTTNASGQFTFTGLNPGNYVVEMVNAAGQIVGTTVPISVAAGTMATVAVTASAAGALAAAGGAGFGIFGLGSAASAAIIGGVAVGLTAGVVATTNNASPSR, from the coding sequence ATGCGAAAGATTCTCTCGGCGTTGACGTGTCTCGCGGTTGCGGTTTCGGCCATTCCCGTCGGCGCGGCGCGCGTCGTGCCGCGCCAGGATCAGACGGGAGGGGTGCAGGGCGTCGCCCGGAACGCCCAGCAGCAGACCCTCGCGAACCACACCGTGCAGATCCGCAACGTGCAGACGGGGCAGCTCGCCGGCACCGGCACGACCAACGCCTCTGGGCAGTTCACGTTCACCGGCCTCAATCCGGGGAACTACGTGGTGGAAATGGTGAACGCCGCCGGCCAGATCGTCGGCACCACTGTTCCGATCAGCGTGGCGGCCGGCACGATGGCGACAGTGGCGGTGACCGCCAGCGCGGCAGGTGCCCTCGCGGCCGCCGGCGGCGCCGGCTTCGGGATATTCGGCCTCGGCTCGGCGGCCAGCGCGGCCATCATCGGCGGCGTCGCGGTGGGGCTGACCGCGGGAGTGGTTGCGACCACGAACAACGCGAGCCCGTCGCGGTAG
- a CDS encoding outer membrane beta-barrel protein, with translation MRLLRVAVLVAACVTCSRPASGQAEPDPRADARFHVGPLYLTPTISITNLGVDNNVFNSAEAPESDFTFSLRQNLDAAVPFGRKALLTTTGAVTVDYYWRFSRERAVSGNLVARLEHYLNRMTIFLEAGEESTRQRPNFEIDARLRREHRSGSAGVSVRVFRKLYLEPSVAVSEARFDATAMYDGVQLRDTLGRDTRTGRLAARWRATPLTSFGLRVEAEADRFPWAPERNADTARVTAGVDMRPRALVSGSAHVGVHRFRTLSRKLPDDEGLFAQATLAYRIVSSTSLELTAKRDVGYSYQVREPYYVVKMWGLVVRRHLGSSFAASLGALRNWYAYRPFDQAPPAVEDAALKPGRVDLTWNYTASISHGSPRGRQVGVAASYVDRQSSTKRTLAYNSTRVGMFVVQRF, from the coding sequence ATGAGACTCCTGCGCGTTGCCGTTCTTGTGGCCGCCTGCGTGACCTGCTCGCGTCCGGCCTCCGGCCAGGCAGAACCGGACCCGCGGGCTGATGCACGCTTTCACGTCGGACCGTTATACCTGACGCCGACCATCTCCATTACCAACCTGGGCGTCGACAACAACGTGTTCAACTCGGCGGAAGCACCCGAGTCCGACTTCACCTTCTCGCTCCGACAGAATCTCGACGCCGCGGTTCCGTTCGGTCGGAAAGCGCTGCTGACCACGACAGGCGCGGTGACCGTCGACTATTACTGGAGATTCAGCAGGGAGCGCGCGGTCAGCGGCAACCTCGTCGCCAGGCTCGAGCACTATCTGAACCGCATGACGATCTTCCTGGAGGCAGGCGAGGAGAGCACGCGCCAGCGGCCGAACTTCGAGATCGACGCGAGGCTCCGGCGCGAGCATCGCTCGGGGTCGGCGGGTGTCTCCGTGCGCGTGTTTCGCAAGCTTTACCTGGAACCGTCCGTTGCCGTCTCAGAGGCCCGCTTCGACGCCACAGCGATGTACGACGGTGTGCAGCTGCGCGACACGCTGGGACGCGACACTCGAACGGGGCGTCTCGCCGCCAGGTGGCGCGCCACGCCGTTGACCAGCTTTGGGCTGCGTGTCGAGGCGGAAGCGGATCGCTTCCCGTGGGCCCCGGAAAGAAATGCCGACACGGCGCGGGTCACCGCAGGTGTCGACATGCGGCCGCGGGCGCTGGTTTCCGGGTCGGCCCATGTTGGCGTGCATCGTTTCCGGACGCTCAGCCGCAAGCTGCCCGACGATGAGGGGCTGTTCGCCCAGGCGACGCTCGCATACAGGATCGTGAGTTCGACCTCGTTGGAACTGACGGCCAAACGCGACGTCGGCTATTCATATCAGGTGCGCGAACCCTATTACGTCGTCAAGATGTGGGGACTCGTCGTGCGGCGACACCTTGGCTCGTCCTTCGCCGCCTCACTGGGAGCGCTGCGGAACTGGTACGCGTACCGCCCGTTCGACCAAGCTCCTCCGGCCGTCGAGGACGCGGCGCTGAAGCCCGGGCGCGTCGACCTGACGTGGAATTACACCGCCTCCATCTCTCATGGTTCACCGCGTGGCAGGCAGGTGGGCGTCGCCGCCTCGTACGTTGACCGGCAGTCAAGCACGAAGCGGACACTCGCGTACAACTCGACACGGGTTGGCATGTTCGTGGTCCAGCGTTTCTGA
- a CDS encoding GDP-L-fucose synthase has product MDSHSRVYVAGHRGLVGSALVRKLEADGHRDLLLATREQLDLRDQAAVNYWFKANRPEYVFLVAGTVGGILANSTRPAEFIYDNMLIHATVVHAAHLFGVKKLLYLGSSCIYPRLAPQPMTEDALLSGPLEPTNESYAIAKIAGIKLCQAYRAQYGSNFISAMPTNLYGPNDNFALASSHVLPALIRKFHDAKEAGAREVTIWGTGAPRREFLHVDDLADACAFLMERYDESAHVNVGTGEDVTIADLAGMVRDAVYPDAKIVYDTTKPDGAPRKLLDVSKLHALGWRHRTPLRRGIASTYRWFLEHQRAFRDTDAVHA; this is encoded by the coding sequence ATGGACTCGCATTCCCGCGTTTACGTCGCCGGGCACAGGGGCCTGGTGGGCTCGGCGCTGGTTCGTAAGCTCGAGGCGGACGGCCACCGGGACCTGCTCCTTGCCACGCGCGAGCAGCTCGACCTGCGCGATCAGGCGGCGGTGAACTACTGGTTCAAGGCGAACCGGCCCGAGTACGTCTTCCTGGTGGCGGGCACCGTTGGCGGCATCCTCGCCAACTCCACGCGCCCCGCCGAGTTCATCTACGACAACATGCTCATTCACGCGACGGTGGTGCACGCGGCGCACCTGTTCGGCGTGAAGAAGCTGCTGTATCTCGGCAGCTCCTGCATTTATCCGCGGCTCGCGCCGCAGCCGATGACGGAAGACGCGCTGCTGAGCGGCCCGCTCGAGCCCACCAACGAGTCGTACGCCATCGCGAAGATCGCGGGCATCAAGTTGTGCCAGGCGTATCGCGCGCAGTACGGGTCGAACTTCATCTCGGCGATGCCGACGAATCTGTACGGCCCGAACGACAACTTCGCTCTTGCCAGCTCGCACGTGCTGCCGGCGCTCATCCGCAAGTTCCACGACGCGAAGGAGGCCGGCGCGCGCGAGGTGACGATCTGGGGCACCGGCGCGCCTCGACGCGAGTTTCTGCACGTGGACGATCTCGCGGACGCCTGCGCCTTCCTGATGGAGCGGTACGACGAGAGCGCGCACGTGAACGTCGGCACGGGCGAGGACGTGACCATCGCGGATCTGGCGGGGATGGTGCGCGACGCGGTGTATCCGGACGCGAAGATCGTGTACGACACGACGAAACCGGATGGCGCTCCACGCAAGCTCCTGGACGTCTCCAAGCTGCACGCGCTTGGCTGGCGCCACCGGACGCCGCTCCGCAGGGGCATCGCGTCAACTTACAGGTGGTTCCTCGAACATCAGCGCGCGTTCAGGGACACGGACGCCGTGCACGCATGA
- a CDS encoding O-antigen ligase family protein, whose amino-acid sequence MSHVGAAVFQGGRRTARVFVWAVLGLAAWGVLAFGAVYSWAYWPLIGGAAVVGGLGLLPVHGTRRHGPTIPMPVAAGILLALAAPLLQLVPLSQATLARWSPETDRTLRVYSVEYASGLLTSHPLSLRPESTWLAVALFAALALLLFGVARMMSLVGVRSFATGVVILGTSVAIVGIVQKPFYDGRIYGFWEPELGGSPFGPFVNRNHYAGWMIMALCLSLGYLCGRVAQDTRHLRRGLRERIVWFGSRDASQIVMLGSAVFVMALALVLTMSRSGIACCAGAVTLTAWFVARRERGARKAVLSAYLALVLLLAIGWAGAEAVASRFQQAADGYALKRAEPWLDALDIARAFMPFGSGLNTYGVATLFFQKRSLEVHYAEAHNDYLQVAAEGGLLLLVPAALAVVAIVRAVRRRFLEAGDDTMTAWVRIGAVTGLLAIALQEAVDFSLQMPGNAVLFTVVLAAALHQPVARAR is encoded by the coding sequence ATGAGCCACGTTGGCGCTGCGGTGTTTCAGGGCGGCAGGAGAACGGCGCGAGTGTTCGTGTGGGCTGTCCTCGGCCTGGCCGCCTGGGGTGTCCTGGCGTTCGGCGCCGTGTACTCCTGGGCGTACTGGCCCCTGATTGGTGGTGCCGCCGTGGTCGGAGGCCTTGGCCTCTTGCCGGTGCACGGCACTCGCCGCCACGGGCCGACGATCCCGATGCCGGTGGCGGCCGGCATCCTGCTGGCGCTTGCGGCTCCACTGCTGCAGCTCGTACCGCTTTCGCAGGCAACGCTGGCGCGGTGGAGCCCTGAGACCGATCGAACGTTGCGCGTGTACAGCGTTGAATACGCGTCAGGGCTGCTGACGTCCCATCCCCTCTCGCTCCGGCCGGAGTCAACCTGGCTCGCCGTCGCGCTTTTCGCCGCGCTGGCACTCCTGCTGTTCGGGGTGGCGCGGATGATGTCGCTGGTGGGTGTTCGATCCTTTGCCACGGGAGTGGTGATCCTGGGCACGTCCGTCGCGATTGTTGGCATCGTCCAGAAGCCCTTTTATGACGGTCGGATCTACGGTTTTTGGGAGCCGGAACTTGGCGGGAGCCCGTTCGGGCCGTTCGTCAACCGCAATCACTACGCGGGCTGGATGATCATGGCCCTGTGTCTGTCACTCGGGTACCTCTGCGGCCGTGTCGCCCAGGACACGCGCCACCTCCGTCGCGGCCTGCGGGAACGGATCGTGTGGTTCGGCTCGCGTGACGCGAGCCAGATCGTCATGCTCGGATCGGCTGTGTTCGTCATGGCGCTTGCGCTGGTGCTGACGATGTCGCGCTCCGGCATCGCGTGCTGTGCCGGAGCGGTCACGCTGACCGCCTGGTTCGTCGCCCGCCGCGAACGCGGTGCGCGCAAGGCGGTGCTCTCCGCTTACCTCGCCCTCGTGCTGCTGCTGGCCATTGGATGGGCCGGCGCCGAGGCCGTGGCGAGCCGCTTTCAGCAGGCGGCGGACGGATATGCCCTGAAGCGCGCAGAACCCTGGCTGGACGCGCTGGACATCGCGCGGGCCTTCATGCCGTTCGGCAGCGGTCTGAACACGTACGGGGTGGCGACGCTGTTCTTCCAGAAGCGGAGCCTCGAAGTACACTACGCCGAGGCGCACAACGATTACCTGCAGGTCGCGGCTGAGGGAGGACTGCTGCTCCTCGTGCCGGCCGCGCTCGCGGTGGTGGCGATCGTGCGCGCCGTCAGGCGGCGCTTTCTCGAGGCGGGCGACGATACCATGACCGCCTGGGTGCGAATCGGCGCCGTGACAGGTCTCCTGGCGATCGCGCTCCAGGAGGCGGTCGATTTTTCCTTGCAGATGCCGGGCAACGCCGTGTTGTTCACGGTCGTTCTTGCCGCGGCACTTCATCAGCCGGTGGCCCGTGCTCGCTGA
- a CDS encoding polysaccharide biosynthesis/export family protein: protein MAAVPASFARFCIQMQLPLVVLMLHGVAASAQPAGSYIIGPPDILQITVFEQSDLTGRFTVEADGTINFPLVGRLKAAGMRLREFEEELKRRLADGFLRNPQVTVGVEQFRSQRIFILGEVRSPGTYPLTGDMRFIEALARAGSALPSASGEALVVRARDPRRVTGPTLPQAAQTADGTEVITIDLRELQSGALSHNIELRDGDTIFVPQAETIYVFGEVKNPGSYGIKPNTTVLQALSLAGGATQFAALNRIKVIRFVDGKRREIKVKLSDIVRAGDTLTVPERFF, encoded by the coding sequence ATGGCAGCAGTTCCAGCCTCCTTCGCTCGCTTCTGCATCCAGATGCAGTTGCCGCTCGTTGTCCTGATGCTGCACGGCGTCGCAGCCTCGGCTCAGCCCGCCGGCTCGTACATCATTGGTCCGCCCGACATCCTGCAGATCACGGTGTTCGAGCAATCGGACCTCACGGGCCGGTTCACTGTGGAAGCCGACGGGACGATCAACTTTCCGCTGGTCGGCCGCCTGAAAGCCGCGGGCATGAGGCTGCGGGAATTCGAGGAGGAACTGAAGCGGCGTCTCGCGGACGGGTTCCTCCGGAATCCCCAGGTGACTGTCGGGGTGGAGCAGTTCCGAAGCCAGCGCATCTTCATCCTGGGAGAGGTCCGATCCCCGGGCACGTATCCGCTGACCGGCGACATGAGGTTCATCGAGGCGCTGGCGCGCGCCGGCTCGGCCCTGCCCAGCGCGTCCGGAGAGGCGCTGGTCGTTCGAGCACGCGATCCGCGCCGTGTGACGGGGCCGACGCTGCCCCAGGCCGCGCAGACGGCAGACGGCACCGAGGTCATCACGATCGACCTTCGCGAATTGCAGAGTGGTGCGCTGTCGCACAACATCGAGCTTCGCGACGGCGACACGATCTTCGTACCGCAGGCAGAGACGATCTACGTCTTCGGCGAGGTCAAGAACCCGGGCTCGTACGGCATCAAGCCGAACACAACGGTTCTGCAGGCGCTGTCGCTTGCGGGCGGTGCGACGCAGTTCGCCGCGCTGAACCGCATCAAAGTCATCCGCTTCGTCGACGGCAAGCGTCGGGAGATCAAGGTGAAGCTCAGCGACATCGTGCGAGCGGGGGACACGCTCACGGTGCCCGAGCGCTTCTTCTGA